The Benincasa hispida cultivar B227 chromosome 9, ASM972705v1, whole genome shotgun sequence genome has a segment encoding these proteins:
- the LOC120084822 gene encoding serine/threonine-protein kinase Nek2, with protein sequence MEQYEILEQIGKGSFGSALLVRHRLEKKRYVLKKIRLARQTDRTRRSAHQEMELISKARNPFIVEYKDSWVEKGCFVCIVIGYCEGGDMAEAIKRANGVFFPEEKLCRWLVQLLMALDYLHCNHILHRDVKCSNIFLTKDQDIRLGDFGLAKMLTSDDLASSVVGTPSYMCPELLADIPYGSKSDIWSLGCCIYEMAAHKPAFKAFDMQSLINKINKSIVAPLPTIYSGAFRGLVKSMLRKNPELRPSAAELLNHPHFQPYILKVHLKLNSPRRNTFPLQRSDTNYIKKTRFEEPGSDSSRTFREKRLSFSNDRVVNPSVSVTEEESQCSSRRSLQLPSYLNKKFEELSVGSCAEKESDVNLSRTSKFPTISKTPRLTNAKVSATPKKQTISSKFSPANFNPIPASHTPARRSSHSSRRASLPLSTKAAGFGTPYRSNTGLLHGMNSPDISVNAPRIDKIAEFPLVSSEDPLLHIRGTSSTSAQCSLNSQDFTNCSITKDKCTVQVVDKTTTKKADLLSSSFRVPGNESDYFDHNPAIASSSRLSLESRQRRFDTSSYQQRAEALEGLLEFSAKLLQQERFEELGVLLKPFGPEKVSPRETAIWLAKSFKEATV encoded by the exons ATGGAGCAGTATGAAATTCTAGAGCAAATTGGCAAGGGTTCGTTTGGCTCTGCTCTTCTTGTAAGGCATAGGCTTGAAAAGAAAAG GTATGTTCTCAAGAAGATTCGTCTTGCTCGCCAAACTGATAGAACAAGAAGATCAGCTCATCAAGAG ATGGAGCTTATATCTAAAGCACGCAACCCTTTTATTGTGGAGTATAAAGATTCTTGGGTAGAAAAG GGCTGTTTTGTGTGCATTGTGATAGGATATTGCGAAGGAGGAGACAT GGCTGAGGCCATAAAAAGAGCCAATGGTGTTTTTTTTCCTGAAGAG AAACTTTGTCGGTGGCTTGTTCAACTTCTTATGGCACTTGATTACCTTCATTGTAACCATATTCTTCACCGTGATGTCAAG TGTTCAAATATATTCTTGACAAAAGATCAAGACATACGCCTAG GTGATTTTGGCCTTGCTAAAATGTTGACCTCGGATGACCTTGCTTCATCT GTTGTGGGTACTCCAAGTTACATGTGCCCTGAGCTTCTTGCTGACATACCTTATGGTTCAAAGTCAGATATATGGTCTCTTG GATGTTGCATATATGAAATGGCTGCCCACAAGCCAGCATTTAAAGCCTTT GATATGCAGTCCTTGATCAATAAAATTAACAAGTCGATTGTGGCTCCACTTCCAACCATTTATTCGGGTGCATT TCGAGGGCTCGTCAAAAGCATGCTGCGAAAAAATCCAGAGCTCCGACCAAGT GCTGCTGAATTACTcaatcatccacatttccagcCCTACATTCTTAAGGTTCACCTTAAGTTGAATAGCCCCAGGCGCAATACTTTTCCTCTTCAACGGTCTGATACAAACTATATCAAGAAAACAAGATTTGAAGAGCCAGGATCTGATAGCTCAAGAACTTTCAGAGAGAAGAGACTGTCTTTTAGCAACGACAGGGTAGTAAATCCAAGTGTCTCTGTAACCGAGGAAGAGTCGCAATGTTCCTCTCGAAGATCACTGCAGTTGCCTAGttatttgaataaaaagtttGAGGAATTATCTGTTGGCAGTTGCGCTGAGAAAGAAAGTGATGTTAACCTGTCAAGAACCTCAAAGTTTCCAACAATTTCGAAAACGCCGAGGTTGACTAATGCTAAGGTTTCCGCTACACCCAAAAAGCAGACGATCTCATCAAAGTTTTCACCTGCAAACTTCAATCCT ATTCCAGCATCACATACTCCAGCTAGAAGATCTTCACATTCAAGTCGCCGAGCATCTCTTCCACTGTCAACAAAAGCTGCAGGCTTTGGCACCCCTTACAGGTCGAATACCGGGCTGCTTCACGGCATGAACTCTCCTGATATCTCTGTCAATGCCCCTAGAATCGATAAGATTGCAGAATTCCCCTTGGTTTCTTCCGAGGATCCTCTCCTTCACATCCGTGGAACATCATCAACATCTGCACAATGCTCTCTCAACTCACAagatttcaccaactgctcgaTTACGAAGGACAAATGCACCGTCCAGGTTGTGGACAAAACCACGACAAAGAAAGCTGATCTTCTCAGTTCCAGCTTTAGAGTTCctggaaatgaaagtgattaCTTTGATCACAATCCAGCAATCGCCTCTTCAAGCCGTTTATCCTTGGAGTCACGGCAGCGACGGTTCGACACCTCGTCGTACCAGCAACGAGCCGAGGCACTGGAAGGGCTTCTGGAGTTCAGCGCTAAATTACTACAGCAAGAGAGGTTTGAAGAGCTTGGGGTGTTGCTGAAGCCCTTTGGACCTGAGAAAGTTTCTCCCAGGGAAACTGCTATATGGTTGGCCAAGAGCTTCAAGGAGGCAACAGTGTAA